TGTGAGGTCAGAGGTTAAGTCCCGGGTGCGCAGGCGCATTGCGGACCAGTGTTTCAAGCCAGAGGGTGAAGGCGGCGGAGAGACGGTTCTGCAGCCGGTAAGTGGCGGCTggtgggcggggaggcttcagaaacacccggtgtaggcctcaacacccccaataacaaactcccggtcctgtgtttgcaccgagcgggcggcagctgcgggaaactgagctcagttataaaggggcctgggggaggggaggggagggagggaggaaccatttgggacacagcacagggcaggaggtcccccctcccccactccctggttccacaaagactccccttggactcggccacacctgggcagggctggctcaaggtgcaggaagctgataggctgagctgtggactgggaggagtggggggtttgactgacaggcctggggagggggatatcagggcaggtacacacactgctcccccttttcctcctgggatcttttactggagtcgtgttgctgagtgtttctaaactctgtctccctatcccggtaatgtcggtggattgtaggttgctgtgagtgttggactatattgtctctcctcattcttcctccctctcccactccgagttccaggctgcaggcaccgGCTGTTTGATGTGCCTGGAACATTAaatatgtttctctcttcacagagacctgctgagtatttccagcattttctccttttatttcagatttccagcatctgcaggactttgcttttgttttattgcacgagttgctcacagaatcaaaggcagtgaaggtgctcgagctggacggaagcagtcgtgtcagatcctcagtgggtgagaaatcgccgagtgcaggggaggaatgaagctggcggatgtgcagggaggcttcagaaacatccGGTgtcggcctcaacacccccaataagaagctcccagtcccgcgttccaaggagaacaatcccagcttctccaacctaaccttgtagctaaattccctcatccctggaacctttctggtaaatctcctctacaccctctcaaggaccttcccatccttcctaaagtgtggtgatcagaactggatgtaatactctagttgtggatgaagcagagttttataaaagttccccttaacttccctgcttttgcactcagtacctctatttatcaaACTCAAGATCCCgtattcttccgaagaagggtcactgacctgaaatgttaactctgcttctctttccacaggtgctgccagtcctgctgagtgattccagcatttcttgtttttgtcccgtattctttgctaactgttctcaatatgtcctgccaccttcaatgatctatacatatgaacccccaggtccctctgtccctgcacactctttagaactgtgccattaagcatatattgcctctctctatcccttctgacaaCCTGGAAATTTTCAGGATGTTAGAACTGATAGTATAGATCAGGAATGTCCAGCCTTTACGCATTAGGGGCTACATTCTAAATGTTGTCCTACATCGGGGCCGGAGGTGAGCAACTTTCGGAAAggtaaaggtattagaaatttatttgactgttcatcaatataacaaaaatgtgcatttttgtgaataaactttaaatgaggaaactaatgtattaacttactttcccaacactatgttgaacactgatttagtgagttacctggcatggtttttgcttgcagtagcagacattgtctgcctgcacacttgatgtagcgatgcagagaattccagatagattccatttgtgaggagagatcttgatctcgcactctccctgtctcctgctctctctactttatttagagatacagcactgaaacaggccctttggcccaccgagtctgtggcaagcaacaaccacccatttacactaaccctgcagtaaccccatattccctgccacctacctacacttggggcaatttacaatggccaacttacctatcaacctgcaagtctttggctgtgggaggaaaccggagcacccagcgaaaacccacgcggtcacaggaagaacttgcaaactccgcacaggcaggacccagattcgaagccaggaccctggagctgtgaggctgcggtgctaaccactgcgtctctctctcgctctctatctctctctcccccgttctctctctctctttcccccctgctctctctctcttccccatcccccCGCTCTTTCTCTCGCTCGCCGCTCttccgctctctctccctttctctgtcactcccgctctctctctctctccccgctctctctctctccccgctctctctctctccccgctctctctctctccccgctctctctctcttcccgctctctctctcttcccgctctctctctctcccgctctctctctctctctctctctcgctctctcccgctctctctctctctctctctctctcccgctctctctctctctctcccgctctctctctctcccgctcgctctctctctgtctctcctgcgttctctctctctctctcccgctctctctctctctctccccgctctctctctctctctcccgctctctctctctctcccaatctctcgctctctctccctctccctctctctctctctcccgctctccctctcccgctctctctctccctctcccgctctctctctctctctctctcccgctctctctccctctccctctcccgctctccgtctcgctctccccctcgccctctctctctctctcccgctctctctctctctctctcccgctctctctctctctctctcccgctctctctctctcccgctctctctctctcccgctctctctctctcccgctctctctctctctcccccgctctctctctcccccgctctcttactctcactctcccccgctctcttactctcactctcccccgctctcttactctcactctcccccgctctcttactctcactctcccccgctctcttactctcactctcccccgctctcttactctcactctcccccgctctcttactctcactctcccccgctctcttactctctctcccccactctcttactctctctcccccgctctcttactctctctcccccgctctctctctctctcactctctctcccccgctctctctctctctcccccctctctctctctcccccgctctctctctcactctctctcactctctctcccccgctctctctctccgccctctctcccccgctctctctcactctctctcccccgctctctctcactctctctcccccgcgctctctcactctctctcccccgctctctctcccccgctctctctcccccgctctctctcccccgctctctctttccccgctctctctttccccgctctctctttccccgctcactctctctctctctttccccgctcactctccccctctctctctctctcttcccccctcactctctctctctctctcccgctctctctctctctcctgttctctctttccccgccgcccccactctctctcttcccccccccccagcgttttctctccctcaccctcgcCGCGCTCCCTCTGTtccgctctctcccgctctctctctctctctcgctctctctcccgtgcgttctcgctctctctcccgtgcgctctcgctctctctctcactcccccgctctctctctcacactctgtctcccccgctctctctctctctctctctctctttccccgctctctctccctcccccgctctctctccctcccccgctctctctccctccccccctctctctctctccctccccctctctctctcctgttctctctttccccgccgcccccgctctctctctcctgtcctctcTTTCCCCgccgcccccgctctctctctcatcccccgcccccccagcgttttctctctctcaccctcgccGCGCTCCCTCTcttccgctctctccctctctctctctcccgctctctctctcactctccctcccccgctctctctctctccctcccccgctctctctctctccctcccccgctctctctctctccctcccccgctctctctctccccctcccccgctctctctctccccctcccccgctctctctccccctcccccgctctctctctccccctcccccgctctctctctccccctcccccgctctctctcgctccatgtctgccggcctctgtctctctgctccgctcccagggCCCGGTCACCCTGGCACCCTGCTCCCAGGGCCCGGTCACCCCGGCAGCCTGCTCCCGGGGCCCGGTTACCACTGCACCTTGCTGCTGGGCCTGCACCTCCTCAGACGGTGATGAAGAGCCTGAGGCCCAGGCTGAGTACATACAcaggcagagccagtgcttggCCTGGGTCCTGAGCTCACGGCCGGGAAGGCTGCATTGGATCTGGAGTTTGGGCGGGAAGCGCCAGCAGAGAAGCAGCTCAGCCCGGGCACCACCATCTTACTAAAGGAGCCAAAATATCAGGTACTGAAGCTGGtctgtcatcttggtaaaggaggacatgTGCAGTGACGTGTCTCCGCCATGTTGGTAAAGGAGCTGTGACCATTGTCAGTCACTGAATGTTTTGGCAGGTCAGGTGGAAACCAttggcaggctggattctggcccatgggctgGATGTTCTGGAGTGTCGAACTAGGAGGTGTAGAGTAAAagtgagagccagacctttcaggagtgaagttaggaaacatttctacacacaaaaggtggtagaaatttgaaactctcttccacaaacagcagttgatgcgagatcaatgttaatgttaaatctgacattgatagatctttgttaaccaaaggtattaatggaaatgggacaaagttgggtatatagagttagatcacagatcaaccatgatctcatttcctggtggaacaggctcgaggggctaaatggccaactcctagaatcatagaaatttacagcacagaaggaggccattcaaccctttgtgcttgtgctggccctttgaaagagcagttgtgcttagtcccacacacccacttgttgtttgtaagcctgtaagttcctcattctcaaatacctgtcaactcccttttaaaatgactgatagaatcaggttcaaccacctttttcaggtggagcgttccagatcccgacaactgtCTGTTGTTACAAaaactgctgaactcaatgttgagtccggaaggttgtaaagtcctcgagctcccattgagcttcattggaacagggcttgaggccgaggacagagaggtcagagtgggagtgggacggagaattaTAATGCGAAGTGACTGGAAACCCAGGaacatgctttcagactgaatggagatgtttctcaaagtgatcaccctatctgtgtttgctcttcccaatgtagaacagatctcattgtgagcagtgaatataatatacaaaattgccaaaagtacaagtaaatcactgtttggtttcatcccacaaaaccctgagaatagcccaaagggagctactttatttgaagagtaaaagttacaaagtaaagcaaatcagttgctggaatattaaactccaccccagctataaagaatattaacacagcagatataaaccccactgtcagaatgaatatggttcagtcctggatgtgattaacagcagcaataattacagaatgcaacagctacagtcacttgtgaactcactggtgtctcagcattttggatatcgattaaattccttcccacagacggagcaggtgaacggcctctcgttaTAATATTAGaatataatactatctttaatatcatctaataagatattctttcttacagttcagtgggatgtaaacagtaaccccaacaccttcaggagagatggtgcgaaagcccctgtgtgcagagtgagcataAAATCAATGTGTGGAAATCCTctcctaataccctgtaaaaggaggtaataaaagtcatcactgtcagtacaggatagaaattcagaacagacaattcgagatcctatggaacattttattcctctcttgtttccccaaagctgtaaatcgcagtcccacacactctccctcctccctgtgctgaaatccaaacccatgacaccatctgcaccatttctttcctcctctgccagttttctccctctctctactgtggctcggttcagttctccagcccctgtgtgcagagtgagaataaaattaatgagtcaatgattttctgtcctggtcactgggaccctgaagccccgcccactctctgttctggtcccacaaattaccagattcattcagctcaatttcacaacttgtctttgtgtttttgtgggttctctctcactccctttttcctgttgtaacttcatgttacaggatattagaaagggaggatttgcggAAGGAAACTCAAACATCACCTCAAgatgtgacagtcactcgattcatcaggatctgaatatcatcggcctttgatcatggaagcaaaaagtgtggagaaaccgtacacgtgttctgtgtgtggacggggCTTCAGCCGATCAGCTGGCCTGTCGATACACAAGTGTAGTCAGACTGGGGAgaagctgtggaaatgtggggaccgtgagaaagaattaaattacacgtctgagctggaaactcatcaacACAGTGAaactgaggagaggccgttcatctgcactgagtgtgggaagggattcactcagtcatcctccctactcgcacaccagcgagttcatactggggagaggccattcacctgcactgagtgtgggaagggattcactcagttctcaaacctgctgacacaccagcgaatccacactgaggagaggccgttcacctgcactgagtgtgggaagggattcattcattcatctgcCCTACTAAAACACCAGcgatttcacactggggagaggccgttcacctgctctgagtgtgggaagagattctctctgtcatggaacctgctggcacatcaacggattcacactggggagaggccattcacctgctctgattgtggggagggtttcacttattcatccaccctgctgatgcaccagcgagttcacactggggagcggccgttcacctgctctgagtgtgggaagggatttactcagtcatcaaagctgctgacacaccagcgagttcacactggagagaggccgttcacctgcacagaatgtgggaagggattcactcagttatcaaacctgctgacacaccagcgaattcacactggggagaggccgttcacctgtactgagtgtgggaagggattcattcattcatccgccctactcacacaccagcgagttcataatggggagaggccgttcacctgcactgagtgtgggaagggtttcattcattcatccgccctactgacgcaccagcgagttcacactggccagaggccattcacctgctctgagtgtgggaagagattctctctgtcatggaacctgctggcacatcaacgaattcacactggggagaggccattcacctgctctgattgtggggagggtttcactcattcatccaccctgctgatacacaagcgagttcacactggggagaggccattcacctgctctgagtgtgggaagggattcactacttcatccaagctggtgaaacaccagcgagttcacactggtgagaggccattcacctgctctgagtgtgggaagggatttgctaattCATCCGCTCGGCtgaggcaccagcgagttcacactggggagcggccgttcacctgctctgtttgtgggaagagatttactcagtcatcccacctggtgtCACACCAgttcagtcacactggggagaggtcattcatctgctccgtgtgtcggaagggattcactcagccatcctatctgctgagacaccagcgagttcacagataattacaggggttggattctgctgttgctgctgttaatcatatccagactgaaccatgttcattctgacagttggggtttatttctgatgtcagttgctcctcttggactgagcgtctgccccacagcatctctcattcatatgtgaatagaccatcatgtcttcaaacctcattttcaatttaaatccactcagtaaatgtactgaacaaaagatgaacaataaacagatcacaggccaatcctgtaactctatattgacaggagaaagtctgttctttagctcaagaatgaggctgtttaagctctgtgtgtttctaagcactcggagactggagctgttggacagacaggctgttcacaactgttaacgtgtcagatagtgaaggaattgctcttcaagtaaactcaccaatttataagctcagactccggtccctgctgtaattaatactcagcatccattagtgttgatttacagtcaatcactgaatcgtctggttaatctttgttacttgttttgtgaaatactctccctattagtgctgaactgctggataactctgattacatttaaatgtgtttatacatgtttataaagtgtctgtgtgtccagatttaactaagttgtgatttgtaaccaataaatgatgtttcgggtatgacttgtcatctggtatcttggtgatttgtcgagaaagatttaattcactcactcagcagctcgagaggaaccagactgaggtttaatgaacataagaaatagcagctggaggaggccattcggcccttcgaccctgctctgccattcacccagatcatggctgatcatctacctcaactccaccttcccacactatcccatatcccttaattaccgtaatacccaaaaatctgtcaatctctgtcttaaatatactcaatgactgagcatccactgctccctggggaagagaattccaaagattaacaacctttccagtaaagaaatttctcctcatttcagtcctaaatggctgatcccttatcctgagactgtcttgattccccagccaggtgaaacattttctcagcatcgacccGGTCAAGTCCCTTAACAAttgatgtttcagtcagatcacatctccttct
This genomic window from Heterodontus francisci isolate sHetFra1 chromosome 34, sHetFra1.hap1, whole genome shotgun sequence contains:
- the LOC137349388 gene encoding zinc finger protein 229-like, with product MEAKSVEKPYTCSVCGRGFSRSAGLSIHKCSQTGEKLWKCGDREKELNYTSELETHQHSETEERPFICTECGKGFTQSSSLLAHQRVHTGERPFTCTECGKGFTQFSNLLTHQRIHTEERPFTCTECGKGFIHSSALLKHQRFHTGERPFTCSECGKRFSLSWNLLAHQRIHTGERPFTCSDCGEGFTYSSTLLMHQRVHTGERPFTCSECGKGFTQSSKLLTHQRVHTGERPFTCTECGKGFTQLSNLLTHQRIHTGERPFTCTECGKGFIHSSALLTHQRVHNGERPFTCTECGKGFIHSSALLTHQRVHTGQRPFTCSECGKRFSLSWNLLAHQRIHTGERPFTCSDCGEGFTHSSTLLIHKRVHTGERPFTCSECGKGFTTSSKLVKHQRVHTGERPFTCSECGKGFANSSARLRHQRVHTGERPFTCSVCGKRFTQSSHLVSHQFSHTGERSFICSVCRKGFTQPSYLLRHQRVHR